In Coffea eugenioides isolate CCC68of chromosome 4, Ceug_1.0, whole genome shotgun sequence, the genomic stretch TGCTTTCCGTGAAAAGAAAAGCACACTATTAGTCAATTTTAGGTGTAACACACTATTTTCTTTTGCACAAGGTGATTGATAACTATTTTCTTTTAGCACACTATTTTCTTTTGCACAAGGTGATTGATAACTTGCCACGCTTGTGCTAAGTACAGGACATAGGAAACGAAAGCTGGATTACACAGTGCAACGTGCAAGCCAATACGTGCTCTGATTTTGTAAGTACTATAATTGGTCAAAAATGAAGCATGTCTCATATCTTACACTTTGTACTCCTTCCTGGTATTTCTGATACAGGGTACAAGAATCCAGCAACGCCCCATGACTTTCTCCATTATTTTGTCCCAAAATTGAGCTGTATCCTGCTGTGTCTGTTGGGCTTCGTGTCTGTTGGAATCTATTCTTTGCACTGCAGTACTACTCGTAGCTTGTGCTCAGTGCTCAGTCACTAAGTATTGTTTTCTGCGCATGACTTTAGATTAGATAATGTGGTCCAATAGTCCAAACAGAACCAAATTTGTCAGTCTTCTGCCTCTCAGTCACTGACACGTCTTGGCAGTTTCCTATTggtcttcattttttttaagtgtaaatTAATCCGGCCACTAACCAAGTTGCAAGCTTAACTCTTCTAGGTGAAATCTTTTACATCAAGGGCATGTTTTTGCAGGTTAAATTTCTCTCAAAATTGTCTAACAAAAAAATGGACGTTTGAGGGGTGGTGCTTTGTTAGCATTAGTTGCCAACTAATTAAAAGGATTTAATTAATAACAGATTCAAAGCATACTTCTATTAGTTCTTCTCCATTTGAAAGTTCAAGGTTGTGTCTGAATCTAATTTGAAAGTATGTTCACGACTTACTACTATTTTTTTCACATTATGATTCATATGCACGCAAATTAACACAGAATTAATAATCTATTAAAAATATTTGATGGTTCTTGGATATTAGGGAATTTTCCCGCTTGTATTTTGGAGAAGAATAGATGTTTAACATTCGATACAAAAGTTTTATTATCGGGTATAGAGTGGCATTTTCACATTTTCATCCCGTGCAGAAAAATGGTTCCATTAGTAATTtttgttaattattatttgccTAGTTATAAAAAGGGGGAtggggtttaaaaaaaaaagcacaaacaacATTTAATCTTGTAAACTATATTTATATGGGATTCTCAGAAATGTAATGAGTATAAATTAACTTTGTCTGCCAGCATTGATTTTCTTCCTCTGCAAAGTAGACATGAAAGTGACATGCTCTCAAATATTGAAATTATGGAAACAGGGCTTAAGATTATACAGTTTTAAATTTAACGAAACTAGAAAAGATCTGCAACATGACCTATGTCGTAGCAACTTGAAGAAAGATTCCTTTTTTTCACATCTATTTAGACCTAATCTGTCTGCACATTAGATCCGTTTCTTCACTAAAATATATGCATGGACTGAGATATTCTCTGCCAGACTTGATTAATAGTCAAACACAAACAAATCCATCTACATTATCTAGCCCAACCTTATTCTGGTCAAACCGagttttttcaagaaaaaccagagaagaaaaaggaaaatccaAGAAGCCAATGCTTGTCTTCTTCTCTTTATGTCCTCTTCTTCAAAGGAAAATCCCACAAGCCAACACAGACTTGTCTTTCTCGTATCAGCTGAAAATGGACAAAATGGTCAAGATTAGTAGTCCAACCATCCTATTCTCCTTCTTGTTCTTATCAGCTTTGTctttcaatgtaagttgttctCTTCTGTAGTACTGCCAAGACCCCTCTTCTACATTAGCCTACATTTTTCTAACAAGGGTCTGTTTTTCTTGCAGGTTTCATTAGCTAAGGAAAGTCCTCTAACAGCAAGAGCTTCATTGGTTCGGTATTGGAACAAACACATTTCCAACTATCTTCCAAAACCACATTTTCTTCTCTCAAAAGCTTCACCACTCTCCATTGTTGACTCAGCTTATTTCACAAAACTTGCAGCTCAGAAGGCTCTTTCTTCTCACCTCTCTTCCTTCTGTTCCTCAGCAAACCTGTTTTGTCTCTTCGATGAAAAAGACGCCCTAACCAACTCAAAGAAAGATGCCGACTTTGCCTTTTACACCAACAAGCACTTTGCTAACTATGGATCCTCTCGTCTTGGAGGGATTGACATGttcaaaaattactcaaatggagTCAATTTCGCCACCGGCTCATTCGAGCGGTATAGCCGAAGCTCAAATGATCTCCATGAAGACTTCACAAGCTATGCAGATGATGGAAATGTTGCAAATGCAAACTTCACATCTTATGGCTCGGGTGCCAGAGGTGGCTCGGGAGATTTCAAGAATTATCTTCCTCGCGTCAATGTACCGGATCTTCGTTTCACTTCTTATGATTCTGATGGTAACAATCACAAACTCTCGTTTTCTAGCTATGTGGATGATACAAATTCTGGCAGTCAAGCTTTCACTAACTATGCTAAGAATGGAAATGGTGTCCCTCTTGATTTTACTAGCTATGGTGATACTTCTAACGTTATTGGATCTGCATTTAGTGGATATGGTGAGTTGGGGAATGCAGCAAATGATTCTTTCAAGGCTTATGGTAGGAATGCTAACAATCCTAGTAACAATTTCAAGAATTATGGATCTGGTGGAAATAGTGGAATTGATAGTTTTGTGGGCTATAGAGATTCAGCCAATGCGGGCACGGATACATTCCAATCTTACGGGAGAAGTTCAAATTCGGAGACGGCCAATTTTGTGAATTATGGGAAGTCATTCAATGAAGGAATTGATACCTTTAAAGAATATGGCAAAGCTGCTAAAGGTCAATCAATAGGGTTCAAGATTTATGGTGTGAATAATACCTTTAAAGATTATGCCAAAAATGGTGTCACATTTGCTCTCTATACCAAGCCAAGCTCTAGCAAAGGGGACGACACCTCAAAGATCAATAGCAAATCTGTGAATAAGTGGGTAGAAGAGGGCAAATTCTTTAGGGAGTACATGTTGAAAGATGGAACCATTATCAAAATGCCTGATATTCGTGACAAGATGCCTAAGCGGTCATTTTTGCCCCGGCTTATTTCATCTAAATTACCATTTTCAACCAATGAGTTATCGGCGATTAAACGAATTTTCCATGCATTGGATAATTCGACTCTCGAGCGCGTCATAGTCAAAGCTTTGGAGGAATGCGAACGAGCCGCCAGCCGAGGTGAGAGCAAGCGGTGCGTTGGCTCGGTCGAGGACATGATTGACTTCGCCGTGTCAGTTTTAGGCCGCAATGTGGTGGTGAGGACAACGGAAAATGTGCGTGGATCAAACCACCATGTCATGATCGGAAAAGTGCAAGGAGTCAACGGTGGAAGAGTGACAAAATCAGTTTCTTGCCATCAGAGCTTGTACCCTTACTTACTTTATTATTGCCATTCTGTTCCAAAGGTAAAGGTCTATCTGGCAGACATTCTTGACGTTGTCAGCAAGACAAAAATCAATCATGGTGTTGCCATTTGTCACATTGACACGTCTGCTTGGAGCCCAAATCATGGGGCATTTGTTGCACTGGGTTCTGGTCCTGGGCTAATTGAGGTTTGCCATTGGATCTTTGAGAACGATATGACTTGGACCATCGCTGATTGATTACCAACTTGCAGGATTTCATTCTATAGTTACTTCTAGGGACACAATCTCCTAATAATTAATGAAGTTTTGTTTGATCATATGGTTTTACCActatttgtttgttttattggGATTTGTCTCCTTCATGTATTAACTTATGCTAGTTCAACATTTCAATAAGTTAAAGATGGTAATACATGTATTGGTTTAGAATTTTAAAGGGAAAACAATTAATTTTGGccttattttttgaaatcttAATCATTGTGGTCCTCATCTATTACTATGTATcaattttgttcctttttttttttaataaaacttGATAAACGTAGGACCTTTGACAGTAAATTGG encodes the following:
- the LOC113769104 gene encoding polygalacturonase 1 beta-like protein 3, which produces MLVFFSLCPLLQRKIPQANTDLSFSYQLKMDKMVKISSPTILFSFLFLSALSFNVSLAKESPLTARASLVRYWNKHISNYLPKPHFLLSKASPLSIVDSAYFTKLAAQKALSSHLSSFCSSANLFCLFDEKDALTNSKKDADFAFYTNKHFANYGSSRLGGIDMFKNYSNGVNFATGSFERYSRSSNDLHEDFTSYADDGNVANANFTSYGSGARGGSGDFKNYLPRVNVPDLRFTSYDSDGNNHKLSFSSYVDDTNSGSQAFTNYAKNGNGVPLDFTSYGDTSNVIGSAFSGYGELGNAANDSFKAYGRNANNPSNNFKNYGSGGNSGIDSFVGYRDSANAGTDTFQSYGRSSNSETANFVNYGKSFNEGIDTFKEYGKAAKGQSIGFKIYGVNNTFKDYAKNGVTFALYTKPSSSKGDDTSKINSKSVNKWVEEGKFFREYMLKDGTIIKMPDIRDKMPKRSFLPRLISSKLPFSTNELSAIKRIFHALDNSTLERVIVKALEECERAASRGESKRCVGSVEDMIDFAVSVLGRNVVVRTTENVRGSNHHVMIGKVQGVNGGRVTKSVSCHQSLYPYLLYYCHSVPKVKVYLADILDVVSKTKINHGVAICHIDTSAWSPNHGAFVALGSGPGLIEVCHWIFENDMTWTIAD